The following are encoded in a window of Bos indicus isolate NIAB-ARS_2022 breed Sahiwal x Tharparkar chromosome 21, NIAB-ARS_B.indTharparkar_mat_pri_1.0, whole genome shotgun sequence genomic DNA:
- the LOC109575773 gene encoding duodenase-1 → MVLLLLLVALLSPTGEAGKIIGGHEAKPHSRPYMAFLLFKTSGKSHICGGFLVREDFVLTAAHCLGSSINVTLGAHNIMERERTQQVIPVRRPIPHPDYNDETWANDIMLLKLTRKADITDKVSPINLPRSLAEVKPGMMCSVAGWGRLGVNMPSTDKLQEVDLEVQSEEKCIARFKNYIPFTQICAGDPSKRKNSFSGDSGGPLVCNGVAQGIVSYGRNDGTTPDVYTRISSFLSWIHSTMRRYKRQGSV, encoded by the exons CCCTTCTGTCCCCTACTGGGGAGGCAG GGAAAATCATCGGGGGTCACGAGGCCAAGCCACACTCCCGTCCCTACATGGCGTTTCTTCTGTTCAAGACTTCAGGGAAATCTCACATATGTGGGGGTTTCCTTGTGCGTGAGGACTTTGTGCTGACAGCAGCTCACTGCCTGGGAAG CTCAATCAATGTCACCCTGGGGGCCCATAACATCATGGAACGAGAGAGGACCCAGCAGGTCATCCCAGTGAGAAGACCCATCCCCCACCCAGACTATAATGATGAGACTTGGGCCAACGACATCATGTTACTGAAG CTGACTAGGAAGGCTGACATTACGGATAAAGTGAGCCCCATCAATCTGCCCAGGAGCTTGGCGGAGGTGAAGCCAGGGATGATGTGCAGTGTGGCCGGCTGGGGGCGACTGGGGGTAAATATGCCCTCTACAGACAAACTACAGGAGGTAGATCTTGAAGTCCAAAGTGAGGAGAAATGTATCGCTCGCTTCAAAAACTACATCCCCTTCACACAGATATGTGCTGGAGATCCAAGCAAGAGGAAGAATTCTTTCTCG GGTGACTCTGGGGGCCCGCTTGTGTGTAATGGTGTGGCCCAGGGCATTGTGTCCTATGGAAGAAATGATGGGACAACTCCAGATGTCTACACCAGAATCTCCAGCTTTCTGTCCTGGATCCATTCAACAATGAGACGGTACAAACGCCAGGGATCAGTGTGA
- the LOC109575716 gene encoding mast cell protease 1A-like gives MVLFLLLVALLSPTGEAGKIIGGHEAKPHSRPYMVFLQFKISGEPQRCGGFLVREDFVLTAAHCLGSSINVTLGAHNIMDRERTQQFIPVRRPIPYPRYNKTWANDIMLLQLMRKANVTTAVSPISLPRDWDTVNPGMLCSVAGWGRLDVDMSRTKKLQEVELEVQRAEKCTSRYKYYSTTTQICVGDPRKRKSSFKGDSGGPLVCNGVAQGIVSYGKKDGTPPRVFTRISSFLPWIQKTMKQYELEGPD, from the exons ATGGTCCTGTTCTTGCTCCTGGTGGCCCTTCTGTCCCCTACCGGGGAGGCAG GGAAAATCATCGGGGGCCACGAGGCCAAGCCACACTCCCGTCCCTACATGGTGTTTCTTCAGTTCAAGATTTCAGGGGAACCTCAAAGATGTGGGGGATTCCTTGTGCGTGAGGACTTCGTGCTGACAGCAGCTCACTGCCTGGGAAG CTCAATCAATGTCACCCTGGGGGCCCACAACatcatggacagagagaggacccAGCAGTTCATCCCAGTGAGAAGACCCATCCCCTACCCACGCTATAATAAGACTTGGGCCAACGACATCATGTTACTGCAG CTGATGAGGAAGGCAAATGTGACCACTGCTGTGAGCCCCATCAGTCTGCCCAGGGACTGGGATACAGTGAATCCAGggatgctgtgcagtgtggctgGCTGGGGGCGTCTTGATGTGGATATGTCCCGCACAAAGAAACTACAGGAGGTAGAGCTTGAAGTCCAAAGGGCCGAGAAATGCACCTCTCGCTACAAATATTACAGTACCACCACCCAGATATGTGTAGGGGACCCGAGAAAGAGGAAGAGTTCCTTTAAG GGTGACTCCGGGGGCCCACTTGTGTGTAATGGTGTGGCCCAGGGCATTGTGTCCTATGGAAAAAAGGATGGGACACCTCCAAGGGTCTTCACCAGAATCTCAAGCTTTCTGCCTTGGATCcaaaaaacaatgaaacagtaCGAACTTGAGGGACCAGACTGA